One part of the Rutidosis leptorrhynchoides isolate AG116_Rl617_1_P2 chromosome 1, CSIRO_AGI_Rlap_v1, whole genome shotgun sequence genome encodes these proteins:
- the LOC139863205 gene encoding tubulin beta-1 chain-like, which translates to MREILHIQGGQCGNQIGAKFWEVVCAEHGIDSTGRYSGDQDLQLERVNVYYNEASCGRFVPRAILMDLEPGTMDSVRSGPYGQIFRPDNFVFGQSGAGNNWAKGHYTEGAELIDSVLDVVRKEAENCDCLQGFQVCHSLGGGTGSGMGTLLISKIREEYPDRMMLTFSVFPSPKVSDTVVEPYNATLSVHQLVENADECMVLDNEALYDICFRTLKLTTPSFGDLNHLISATMSGVTCCLRFPGQLNSDLRKLAVNLIPFPRLHFFMVGFAPLTSRGSQQYRALTVPELTQQMWDAKNMMCAADPRHGRYLTASAMFRGKMSTKEVDEQMINVQNKNSSYFVEWIPNNVKSTVCDIPPTGLKMASTFIGNSTSIQEMFRRVSEQFTAMFRRKAFLHWYTGEGMDEMEFTEAESNMNDLVSEYQQYQDATADEEGEYEEDEEVYEEEA; encoded by the exons ATGAGAGAAATCCTCCACATTCAAGGTGGTCAATGCGGCAATCAGATCGGAGCTAAGTTCTGGGAGGTCGTTTGCGCCGAGCATGGCATCGATTCCACCGGTCGTTACTCCGGCGACCAGGATCTTCAACTTGAGCGCGTGAACGTCTACTACAATGAAGCTAGTTGTGGTAGGTTTGTTCCACGCGCAATTCTCATGGACCTTGAGCCAGGTACCATGGACAGTGTCCGATCTGGACCGTACGGTCAGATCTTCAGACCTGATAACTTTGTGTTTGGCCAGTCCGGTGCCGGAAATAATTGGGCGAAAGGTCATTATACTGAAGGAGCGGAGTTAATTGATTCTGTTCTCGATGTTGTGCGTAAGGAAGCTGAAAATTGTGATTGCCTTCAAG GTTTTCAAGTATGCCATTCGCTCGGAGGAGGAACAGGGTCCGGAATGGGGACTTTGTTGATATCCAAGATAAGGGAGGAGTATCCTGACCGAATGATGCTCACTTTCTCAGTTTTTCCATCACCCAAGGTCTCTGATACTGTGGTCGAACCATACAATGCAACGTTATCGGTGCATCAGCttgttgaaaatgctgatgaatgCATGGTTCTTGACAATGAGGCTCTCTATGATATCTGTTTTCGTACTCTCAAGCTCACTACTCCCAGCT TTGGAGATTTGAATCACTTAATCTCTGCTACCATGAGTGGTGTCACTTGCTGTCTCCGCTTCCCGGGTCAACTAAACTCAGATCTTCGCAAGCTTGCAGTCAACTTGATCCCATTCCCTCGGCTCCACTTCTTCATGGTTGGCTTTGCACCCTTAACATCTCGTGGGTCCCAGCAATACCGAGCCTTAACCGTACCCGAACTCACTCAACAAATGTGGGATGCTAAGAACATGATGTGTGCAGCTGATCCTCGCCATGGCCGCTACCTTACTGCATCAGCAATGTTCCGTGGTAAAATGAGCACAAAGGAGGTTGACGAACAGATGATTAATGTACAAAACAAGAACTCATCTTACTTTGTTGAGTGGATTCCTAACAATGTGAAGTCAACTGTGTGTGACATTCCACCAACTGGTCTGAAAATGGCTTCCACTTTTATTGGAAACTCGACTTCAATTCAGGAGATGTTTAGGCGTGTGAGTGAACAATTCACGGCTATGTTTAGAAGGAAGGCGTTTTTGCATTGGTACACGGGTGAAGGAATGGATGAGATGGAATTTACAGAAGCCGAAAGCAACATGAACGATCTTGTCTCTGAGTATCAACAGTATCAAGATGCGACCGCTGATGAGGAAGGTGAGTACGAGGAAGATGAGGAAGTGTACGAGGAAGAAGCTTAA